In a genomic window of Anoplopoma fimbria isolate UVic2021 breed Golden Eagle Sablefish chromosome 6, Afim_UVic_2022, whole genome shotgun sequence:
- the ntpcr gene encoding cancer-related nucleoside-triphosphatase has translation MFKHVFLTGPPGVGKTTLVQKACEALVSSGAGVEGFYTEEVREGGRRVGFDVVTVTGERGRLSRIRDVAASSHGRREYTVGQYVVDLPSFENMALPLFRNVGSADGGGRKVFVIDEIGKMELFSQSFVRAVRQTLDSSSCTILGTIPIPKGKPLGLVEEVRSRRDVKVFTVSKENRNAILQDILATLQNCLKHSD, from the exons ATGTTCAAACACGTCTTTCTGACAGGACCTCCAG GTGTGGGGAAAACCACTCTGGTCCAGAAAGCCTGTGAGGCTTTAGTGTCATCAGGGGCGGGAGTTGAAGGGTTTTACACAGAGGAGGTCAGGGAGGGAGGCCGGAGAGTCGGCTTTGATGTAGTCACTGTGACTGGAGAGAGGGGCCGCCTGTCCAGAATCAG AGACGTTGCCGCTTCATCTCACGGCAGACGGGAATACACAGTTGGGCAGTACGTGGTTGACTTGCCTTCATTTGAAAACATGGCTCTCCCCCTCTTCAGAAAC GTAGGGTCAGCAGATGGCGGCGGCAGGAAGGTGTTCGTCATTGACGAGATCGGCAAAATGGAGCTCTTCAGCCAGTCGTTCGTCAGGGCAGTGAGACAGACTTTAGATAGCTCCTCCTGCACCATCCTGGGCACCATCCCCATCCCCAAGGGTAAACCACTGGGTCTTGTGGAAGAGGTGCGGAGCAGGAGAGATGTCAAGGTCTTCACT GTGTCTAAGGAAAACAGAAATGCCATTTTACAAGACATTCTAGCAACACTACAAAACTGTCTAAAACACAGCGACTAA